The following coding sequences are from one Capsicum annuum cultivar UCD-10X-F1 chromosome 3, UCD10Xv1.1, whole genome shotgun sequence window:
- the LOC107862213 gene encoding protein TIFY 6B isoform X2: MERDFMGLSSVKQEVVEEPTDSAPARSSAMQWSFSNVSAHPQYLSFKNAQEDKPEIGFDSLASTGLVTITTTKAVDSRHRTCPGVTRNLITTVNSLPGAGAPVAGSTSVVPSSSAVVGTTDLRGAPKTPPGPAQLTIFYGGSVCVYDNVSPEKAQAIMLLAGNAPPVTPNATTSILSPVQAPIPKSPAIDSFVVNQCHNTTPTLVSPISITSRGGSQSAGVTSNTNGATIIKSIGVVPSPSLKAEPSNVASPVGSFPAPLVPSAVPQARKASLARFLEKRKERVTSASPYPPNSKQSPECSTPTPGLGSRSLSMNSSGSCSPHIINLVK; this comes from the exons ATGGAGAGAGATTTCATGGGTTTGAGTAGTGTAAAGCAAGAAGTTGTTGAAGAACCTACAGATTCAG CACCTGCAAGAAGTTCAGCGATGCAGTGGTCATTCTCGAACGTCTCTGCTCATCCTCAATACCTCTCTTTCAAGAATGCTCAAGAGGATAAACCTGAAATTGGTTTTGATTCTCTTGCATCAACTGGATTGGTGACTATAACCACAACTAAAGCTGTCGACTCGAGGCATAGGACATGCCCTGGTGTCACACGG AATCTGATAACTACTGTAAATTCACTCCCTGGTGCGGGAGCTCCTGTTGCTGGCTCCACTTCAGTTGTTCCAAGTAGCAGCGCTGTCGTCGGCACCACTGATTTAAG GGGTGCTCCCAAGACTCCCCCAGGTCCTGCCCAGTTGACCATCTTTTATGGTGGTTCTGTCTGCGTTTATGACAATGTTTCACCAGAAAAG GCTCAAGCTATTATGTTGCTTGCTGGAAATGCACCACCTGTTACACCAAATGCAACAACATCTATTCTATCTCCTGTTCAGGCGCCTATCCCAAAGTCTCCTGCTATTGACTCTTTTGTTGTAAATCAGTGCCATAATACAACACCTACTCTTGTCAGCCCCATTTCTATAACATCCCGTGGTGGCTCGCAATCTGCTGGAGTGACTAGTAATACAAATGGAGCAACTATAATCAAATCAATAGGAGTAGTGCCATCTCCTTCTCTTAAAGCAGAGCCTTCCAATGTTGCCAGTCCTGTAGGATCTTTTCCTGCCCCCCTGGTCCCATCAG CTGTGCCGCAGGCACGCAAGGCATCATTGGCTCGGTTCCTGGAGAAGCGCAAGGAAAG GGTAACAAGTGCATCACCTTATCCTCCCAACAGCAAGCAATCCCCAGAATGTAGCACTCCTACTCCAGGACTTGGTAGCAGAAGCCTCTCTATGAACTCTTCAGGCTCATGTTCTCCCCACATTATCAATTTGGTCAAGTAG
- the LOC107862213 gene encoding protein TIFY 6B isoform X1, producing the protein MERDFMGLSSVKQEVVEEPTDSAPARSSAMQWSFSNVSAHPQYLSFKNAQEDKPEIGFDSLASTGLVTITTTKAVDSRHRTCPGVTRKNMMLEKQGGTHYTATAFPPHHYDAHSMHRFHGVRVLPVANPISVSMTMPGHKSFISPVGQNLITTVNSLPGAGAPVAGSTSVVPSSSAVVGTTDLRGAPKTPPGPAQLTIFYGGSVCVYDNVSPEKAQAIMLLAGNAPPVTPNATTSILSPVQAPIPKSPAIDSFVVNQCHNTTPTLVSPISITSRGGSQSAGVTSNTNGATIIKSIGVVPSPSLKAEPSNVASPVGSFPAPLVPSAVPQARKASLARFLEKRKERVTSASPYPPNSKQSPECSTPTPGLGSRSLSMNSSGSCSPHIINLVK; encoded by the exons ATGGAGAGAGATTTCATGGGTTTGAGTAGTGTAAAGCAAGAAGTTGTTGAAGAACCTACAGATTCAG CACCTGCAAGAAGTTCAGCGATGCAGTGGTCATTCTCGAACGTCTCTGCTCATCCTCAATACCTCTCTTTCAAGAATGCTCAAGAGGATAAACCTGAAATTGGTTTTGATTCTCTTGCATCAACTGGATTGGTGACTATAACCACAACTAAAGCTGTCGACTCGAGGCATAGGACATGCCCTGGTGTCACACGG AAAAATATGATGCTTGAAAAGCAAGGTGGAACACACTACACAGCGACAGCTTTCCCTCCTCATCACTATGATGCACACTCCATGCATCGATTTCATGGAGTCAGAGTGCTCCCAGTTGCAAATCCGATTTCTGTATCTATGACTATGCCTGGTCATAAGTCTTTTATTTCTCCTGTTGGACAGAATCTGATAACTACTGTAAATTCACTCCCTGGTGCGGGAGCTCCTGTTGCTGGCTCCACTTCAGTTGTTCCAAGTAGCAGCGCTGTCGTCGGCACCACTGATTTAAG GGGTGCTCCCAAGACTCCCCCAGGTCCTGCCCAGTTGACCATCTTTTATGGTGGTTCTGTCTGCGTTTATGACAATGTTTCACCAGAAAAG GCTCAAGCTATTATGTTGCTTGCTGGAAATGCACCACCTGTTACACCAAATGCAACAACATCTATTCTATCTCCTGTTCAGGCGCCTATCCCAAAGTCTCCTGCTATTGACTCTTTTGTTGTAAATCAGTGCCATAATACAACACCTACTCTTGTCAGCCCCATTTCTATAACATCCCGTGGTGGCTCGCAATCTGCTGGAGTGACTAGTAATACAAATGGAGCAACTATAATCAAATCAATAGGAGTAGTGCCATCTCCTTCTCTTAAAGCAGAGCCTTCCAATGTTGCCAGTCCTGTAGGATCTTTTCCTGCCCCCCTGGTCCCATCAG CTGTGCCGCAGGCACGCAAGGCATCATTGGCTCGGTTCCTGGAGAAGCGCAAGGAAAG GGTAACAAGTGCATCACCTTATCCTCCCAACAGCAAGCAATCCCCAGAATGTAGCACTCCTACTCCAGGACTTGGTAGCAGAAGCCTCTCTATGAACTCTTCAGGCTCATGTTCTCCCCACATTATCAATTTGGTCAAGTAG
- the LOC107862131 gene encoding putative pentatricopeptide repeat-containing protein At5g13230, mitochondrial, with protein MLRYVLGRGQAWTTFANLPAFQSQFWVLLWHCQFSSQSFHFTKNQHTNLQEISSFDSRAYANLLQSSVKTKDFIAGKALHCDILKRGGACLDLFGQNILLNLYVKCELLHDAVHLFDEMSTRNVVSFVTLLQGYLQAEQYTAAVELFVRLHREGHELNPFVFTTILKVLVSMEEAEMGWRIHACIYKLGHDSNPFVTTALVDAYSVSGLVDFSRDVFDGVIDKDMVSWTGMVTCYAENECFDEALGCLSQMRLEGWMPNNYTFASVIKACLGLQAIDVGKSVHGCVLKTRYEMDPSVGISLLDLYCKSGDLNDAARVFQEIPERDVVHWSFIIARFSQSNRCDEALEFFSQMRRESVVPNQFTFASVLQACASVEALDLGMQIHCYVTKFGLYSDVFVTNALMDVYAKCGKMENTVGMFLETENKNEVSWNTIIVGHVQCGDVEKALSLFIDMHEAQVRGSSVTYSSLLRACAALAALETGHQIHSFTIKTIYDQDLAVGNALVDMYAKCGSIKDARLAFETMNERDVVSWNAMVSAYSMHGLGSEALNIFERMVRSHVNPNQLTFLGVLSACSNSGSLSQGYAYLSMMLDDYGIEPWIEHYTCMVSLLGRLGHLDKALKLIEDIPFEPSVMVWRALLGACVLHNEVELGKTAAQRVLELEPQDEAAYVLLSNMYATSKRWENVAFVRKSMKKKRLKKEPGLSWVENQGSVHYFSVGDASSHPDIKLIHGMLEWFNLKSKGGGYIPNCDVVLLDVEDDEKIRLLWLHSERLALAFALLRTPPGSPIRIIKNLRICLDCHAAIKFISTLVQREIVIRDINRFHHFQNGACSCGDYW; from the coding sequence ACGCGAACCTGCTTCAGAGTTCCGTAAAGACCAAGGATTTCATCGCTGGAAAGGCACTCCACTGCGACATTTTAAAGAGAGGCGGCGCATGTCTAGACCTATTCGGGCAAAACATTTTGCTCAACTTGTACGTCAAGTGTGAGTTATTACATGATGCAGTTCACCTGTTCGACGAAATGTCTACGAGAAACGTCGTTTCATTTGTTACGTTACTTCAGGGCTATTTGCAGGCAGAGCAGTATACGGCAGCCGTTGAATTGTTTGTTAGGTTGCATAGAGAAGGTCATGAGCTGAACCCGTTTGTATTCACGACGATCTTGAAAGTGCTTGTGAGTATGGAGGAAGCGGAGATGGGTTGGAGGATTCACGCGTGTATTTATAAGCTTGGACATGACTCTAATCCTTTTGTTACTACTGCCCTCGTTGATGCTTACTCCGTTTCAGGACTTGTTGATTTTTCGAGGGATGTTTTTGATGGCGTTATTGACAAGGACATGGTTTCTTGGACAGGGATGGTTACTTGCTATGCAGAAAATGAGTGTTTTGATGAAGCGCTTGGGTGCCTCTCCCAAATGAGGCTGGAGGGTTGGATGCCGAACAATTATACATTTGCGAGTGTCATAAAGGCTTGCCTTGGTCTACAGGCCATTGATGTGGGAAAGAGTGTTCATGGATGTGTATTAAAAACGAGGTATGAGATGGATCCTTCGGTTGGTATTTCGTTGCTTGACCTATATTGTAAATCTGGAGATTTGAATGACGCTGCGCGTGTGTTTCAAGAGATTCCTGAGCGTGATGTAGTTCACTGGAGTTTTATTATTGCACGATTTTCACAGAGTAACCGCTGTGATGAGGCACTGGAGTTCTTTTCCCAAATGAGGAGAGAATCAGTTGTTCCAAACCAGTTTACTTTTGCTAGTGTGCTGCAGGCATGTGCATCTGTGGAGGCGTTAGACCTTGGGATGCAAATCCACTGCTACGTGACAAAGTTTGGTCTTTATTCAGATGTGTTTGTTACAAATGCCCTCATGGATGTGTATGCCAAGTGTGGGAAGATGGAAAATACCGTAGGAATGTTTCTGGAGACGGAGAACAAAAATGAGGTATCATGGAACACCATTATCGTTGGCCATGTTCAATGTGGAGATGTAGAGAAGGCGCTATCTCTGTTTATTGATATGCATGAAGCTCAAGTGCGAGGTTCATCGGTGACATATTCTTCTCTGCTGCGTGCCTGTGCAGCCCTGGCTGCATTGGAGACAGGTCATCAAATTCACTCCTTCACTATAAAAACCATTTACGATCAAGATCTTGCAGTTGGAAATGCTTTAGTGGATATGTATGCAAAATGTGGGAGTATTAAGGATGCTCGTTTGGCGTTTGAAACAATGAATGAGCGTGATGTTGTTTCATGGAATGCTATGGTTTCAGCATATTCCATGCATGGTCTTGGGAGTGAAGCTCTCAATATCTTTGAGAGAATGGTCAGATCGCATGTCAATCCCAATCAATTAACATTTCTCGGTGTTCTTTCAGCATGTAGCAATTCAGGATCTTTGAGTCAAGGATATGCCTATCTCTCTATGATGCTGGATGATTATGGTATCGAACCTTGGATTGAACATTATACATGCATGGTATCACTTTTGGGGCGCTTAGGTCACCTTGATAAGGCTCTTAAGTTGATTGAAGACATCCCATTTGAGCCAAGTGTCATGGTATGGCGTGCTTTGCTTGGTGCCtgtgttcttcataatgaagTTGAGCTTGGGAAAACAGCTGCTCAGCGTGTGCTTGAATTGGAACCACAAGATGAAGCGGCTTATGTGTTATTATCGAATATGTATGCCACTTCGAAGAGGTGGGAGAATGTAGCTTTTGTTCGGAAAAGTATGAAGAAGAAACGACTAAAGAAGGAACCAGGACTTAGTTGGGTTGAAAACCAGGGCAGTGTTCATTATTTCTCTGTTGGTGATGCTTCTTCACATCCTGATATCAAACTCATACACGGAATGTTGGAATGGTTTAACTTGAAAAGTAAGGGAGGAGGATACATTCCTAATTGTGATGTTGTTCTACTTGATGTCGAAGATGATGAAAAGATACGCCTCCTTTGGTTACACAGCGAGAGGTTAGCTTTAGCGTTTGCTTTACTAAGAACTCCGCCTGGAAGCCCAATTCGGATTATTAAAAATCTACGAATATGTTTAGACTGTCATGCGGCAATCAAGTTTATATCAACACTTGTGCAGCGAGAAATTGTTATAAGAGATATAAATAGGTTTCACCACTTCCAAAATGGAGCTTGTTCATGTGGTGATTACTGGTAA